The Brachyhypopomus gauderio isolate BG-103 chromosome 2, BGAUD_0.2, whole genome shotgun sequence genome contains a region encoding:
- the LOC143504158 gene encoding uncharacterized protein LOC143504158 isoform X4, with protein MSKWIAMLLAHQLICPLFVALAAVATDIPTFSSMTTFRTVSMTTTDFAVTGSTNYNPKESQTTDMTTRSTDTSTPVMSTDTQTTVFQNTTDYTTHNTTESVSESTIMSTQSTDLSTPVMTTEIQTTVFDNTTDYTTHNTTEIVSESTIMSTESTDSSTPVMTTEIQTTVFDNTTDYTTHNTTVIVSESTIMSTQSTDLSTPVMTTEIQTTVFDNTTNYTTHNTTEIVSESTIMSTKSTDLSTPVMTTEIQTTVFDNTTDYTTHNTTEIVSESTIMSTESTDSSTPVMTTKIQTTFFDNTTDYTTHNTTENVSESTIMSTESTDLSTPVMTTEIQTTVFDNTTDYTTHNTTEIVSESTVMSTESTDSSNPVMTTEIQTTVFDNTTDYTTQNTTEIVSESTIMSTESTDLSTPVMTTEIQTTVFDNTTDYTTHNTTENVSESTIMSTESTDLSTPVMTTEIQTTVFDNTTDYTTHNTTEIVSESSIMSTESTDSSTPVMTTEIQTTVFDNTTDYTTHNTTENVSESTIMSTESTDLSTPVMTTEIQTTVFDNTTDYTTHNTTEIVSESTIMSTESTDSSTPVMTTEIQTTFFDNTTDYTTHNTTENVSESTIMSTESTDLSTPVMTTEIQTTVFDNTTDYTTHNTTDIVSESTIMSTESTDSSTPVMTTEIQTTVFDNTTDYTTHNTTENVSESTIMSTESTDLSTPVMTTEIQTTVFDNTTDYTTHNTTEIISESTIMSTESTDSSTPVMTTEIQTTVFDNTTDYTTHYTTESVSESTIMSTESTDSSTPVMTTEIQTTVFDNTTDYTTHNTTENVSESTIMSTESTDLSTPVMTTEIQTTVFDNTTDYTTHNTTEIISESTIMSTESTDSSTPVMTTEIQTTVFDNTTDYTTHNTTEIVSESTIMSTESTDLSTPVMTTEIQTTVFDNTTDYTTHNSTESVSESTIMSTESTDLSTPVMTTEIQTTVFDNTTDYTTHNSTEIVSESTIMSTESTDLSTPVMTTEIQTTVFDNTTDYTTHNTTEIVSESTIMSTESTDLSTPVMTTEIQTTVFDNTTDYTTHNTTEIVSESTIMSTESTDLSTPVMTTEIQTTVFDNTTDYTTHNTTESVSESTTMSTESTDSSTPVMTTEIQTTVFDNTTDYTTHNTTENVSESTIMSTESTDLSTPVMTTEIQTTVFDNTTDYTTHNSTEIVSESTIMSTESTDLSTPVMTTEIQTTVFDNTTDYTTHNTTEIVSESTIMSTESTDLSTPVMTTEIQTTVFQNTTDYTTHNTTESVSESATMSTESTNSSTPVMTTDIQTIISHSTVDLSSATWTGDTTTRSGVSTIFYTPASPSFETSTALSSTPTPSPSAADFSPSSVANSTPTSPGNTSLPVTPVTTTTAITTVKTTAPGSTTKTPLTNATTNITATTTIGNSLTPLTPLTSTTALTSETAGPGNNTRTPLTTTTAVNSTATPSTMSTHNTSAKSTTVTVTTVATTQSNITQTTTGTSVGTSTTNTVVNTTVTLSNKTTAPETNATQPGSTSPESNITTGLPVTSATNTINTTAPVTCPTVPCPPLSVCVNSSCQCLGGTYLSAGRCVEAKVFPGILHVNRPFKEAMRDHSSQEFQTFSAELLVELNQAFKNLSGYIKTIVLELMPGSVVATLDSIFEPTSTVTRQSTINAINKAIATSSSSNILGTATFNATSLCVQSPAPCDASTSVCSDSGTGLATCSCVAGYVSTEFSPRSCLACPSGSRANGNSSSCVPCSFGYSGFNCNDSSLLALVVVACVLGAVLLIVLLAILIYCVRHRTNHKHTSYSNSPYPPDEPQPWPSQSLTPFPRAAVGTASSQPAGRVELVDLDSRPVRGWRPHTNGLKIRGKTGSYDITPLENLNTFKGDNPSRYTYLVENPYFISEEEKRTT; from the exons CTGCCGTGGCCACAGACATACCCACATTTTCCAGTATGACCACGTTCAGGACTGTTTCCATGACAACAACAGACTTTGCTGTGACAGGTTCAACTAACTATAATCCTAAAGAGAGCCAGACCACAGACATGACCACTAGATCTACAGATACATCAACCCCTGTGATgagcacagacactcagactaCAGTTTTTCAAAACACAACGGATTATACTACCCATAATACCACAGAGAGTGTCTCCGAATCAACTATAATGTCCACACAATCCACAGATTTATCAACCCCTGTAATGACAACAGAAATCCAGACTACAGTCTTTGACAACACAACGGATTACACTACCCATAATACCACAGAGATTGTCTCCGAATCAACTATAATGTCCACTGAATCCACAGATTCTTCAACCCCTGTGATGACCACAGAAATCCAGACTACAGTCTTTGACAACACAACGGATTACACTACCCACAATACCACAGTAATTGTCTCCGAATCAACGATAATGTCCACTCAATCCACAGATTTATCAACCCCTGTGATGACAACAGAAATCCAGACTACAGTCTTTGACAACACAACGAATTACACTACCCATAATACCACAGAGATAGTCTCAGAATCAACTATAATGTCCACTAAATCCACAGATTTATCAACCCCTGTAATGACCACAGAAATCCAGACTACAGTCTTTGACAACACAACGGATTACACTACACATAATACCACAGAGATTGTCTCCGAATCAACTATAATGTCCACTGAATCCACAGATTCATCAACCCCAGTGATGACCACAAAAATCCAGACTACATTCTTTGACAACACAACAGATTATACTACCCATAATACCACAGAGAATGTCTCAGAATCAACTATAATGTCCACTGAATCCACAGATTTATCAACCCCTGTGATGACCACAGAAATCCAGACTACAGTCTTTGACAACACAACGGATTACACTACCCATAATACAACAGAGATTGTCTCCGAATCAACTGTAATGTCCACTGAATCCACAGATTCATCAAACCCTGTGATGACAACAGAAATCCAGACTACAGTCTTTGACAACACAACGGATTACACTACCCAAAATACCACAGAGATTGTCTCTGAATCAACTATAATGTCCACTGAATCCACAGATTTATCAACCCCAGTGATGACTACAGAAATCCAGACTACAGTCTTTGACAACACAACGGATTACACTACCCATAATACCACAGAGAATGTCTCCGAATCAACTATAATGTCCACTGAATCCACAGATTTATCAACCCCTGTGATGACCACAGAAATCCAGACTACAGTCTTTGACAACACAACGGATTACACTACACATAATACCACAGAGATTGTCTCCGAATCATCTATAATGTCCACTGAATCCACAGATTCATCAACCCCAGTCATGACCACAGAAATCCAGACTACAGTCTTTGACAACACAACAGATTACACTACCCATAATACCACAGAGAATGTCTCCGAATCAACTATAATGTCTACTGAATCCACAGATTTATCAACCCCTGTAATGACCACAGAAATCCAGACTACAGTCTTTGACAACACAACGGATTACACTACACATAATACCACAGAGATTGTCTCCGAATCAACTATAATGTCCACTGAATCCACAGATTCATCAACCCCAGTGATGACCACAGAAATCCAGACTACATTCTTTGACAACACAACAGATTACACTACCCATAATACCACAGAGAATGTCTCCGAATCAACTATAATGTCCACTGAATCCACAGATTTATCAACCCCTGTGATGACCACAGAAATCCAGACTACAGTCTTTGACAACACAACGGATTACACTACCCATAATACGACAGATATTGTCTCCGAATCAACTATAATGTCCACTGAATCCACAGATTCATCAACCCCTGTGATGACAACAGAAATCCAGACTACAGTCTTTGACAACACAACAGATTACACTACCCATAATACCACAGAGAATGTCTCTGAATCAACTATAATGTCCACTGAATCCACAGATTTATCAACCCCTGTGATGACCACAGAAATCCAGACTACAGTCTTTGACAACACAACGGATTACACTACCCATAATACCACAGAGATTATCTCAGAATCAACTATAATGTCCACTGAATCCACAGATTCATCAACCCCTGTGATGACAACAGAAATCCAGACTACAGTCTTTGACAACACAACGGATTACACTACCCATTATACCACAGAAAGTGTCTCCGAATCAACTATAATGTCCACTGAATCCACAGATTCATCAACCCCTGTGATGACAACAGAAATCCAGACTACAGTCTTTGACAACACAACAGATTACACTACCCATAATACCACAGAGAATGTCTCTGAATCAACTATAATGTCCACTGAATCCACAGATTTATCAACCCCTGTGATGACCACAGAAATCCAGACTACAGTCTTTGACAACACAACGGATTACACTACCCATAATACCACAGAGATTATCTCAGAATCAACTATAATGTCCACTGAATCCACAGATTCATCAACCCCTGTGATGACAACAGAAATCCAGACTACAGTCTTTGACAACACAACGGATTACACTACCCATAATACCACAGAGATTGTCTCCGAATCAACTATAATGTCCACTGAATCCACAGATTTATCAACCCCTGTGATGACAACAGAAATCCAGACTACAGTCTTTGACAACACAACGGATTACACTACCCATAATTCCACAGAAAGTGTCTCCGAGTCAACTATAATGTCCACTGAATCCACAGATTTATCAACCCCTGTAATGACCACAGAAATCCAGACTACAGTCTTTGACAACACAACAGATTACACTACCCATAATTCCACAGAGATTGTCTCAGAATCAACTATAATGTCCACTGAATCCACAGATTTATCAACCCCTGTGATGACCACAGAAATCCAGACTACAGTCTTTGACAACACAACAGATTACACTACCCATAATACCACAGAGATTGTCTCCGAATCAACTATAATGTCCACTGAATCCACAGATTTATCAACCCCTGTGATGACCACAGAAATCCAGACTACAGTCTTTGACAACACAACAGATTACACTACCCATAATACCACAGAGATTGTCTCCGAATCAACTATAATGTCCACTGAATCCACAGATTTATCAACCCCTGTGATGACCACAGAAATCCAGACTACAGTCTTTGACAACACAACGGATTACACTACCCATAATACCACAGAGAGTGTCTCCGAATCAACTACAATGTCCACTGAATCCACAGATTCATCAACCCCAGTGATGACCACAGAAATCCAGACTACAGTTTTTGACAACACAACGGATTACACTACCCATAATACCACAGAGAATGTCTCCGAATCAACTATAATGTCCACTGAATCCACAGATTTATCAACCCCTGTGATGACCACAGAAATCCAGACTACAGTCTTTGACAACACAACAGATTACACTACCCATAATTCCACAGAGATTGTCTCAGAATCAACTATAATGTCCACTGAATCCACAGATTTATCAACCCCTGTGATGACCACAGAAATCCAGACTACAGTCTTTGACAACACAACAGATTACACTACCCATAATACCACAGAGATTGTCTCCGAATCAACTATAATGTCCACTGAATCCACAGATTTATCAACCCCTGTGATGACCACAGAAATCCAGACTACAGTTTTTCAAAACACAACGGATTACACTACCCATAATACCACAGAGAGTGTCTCCGAATCAGCTACAATGTCTACTGAATCCACAAATTCATCAACCCCTGTGATGACTACAGACATCCAGACCATAATCTCTCACAGCACAGTGGATCTGTCCTCTGCCACTTGGACAGGCGA CACTACTACCCGGAGCGGCGTGAGCACCATCTTTTACACTCCTGCTTCTCCATCGTTTGAGACCAGCACAGCACTGTcctccacacctacaccctctccaTCAGCTGCAG ATTTCAGCCCAAGCAGTGTGGCAAACAGTACTCCTACATCACCAGGCAATACAAGTCTACCTGTAACCCCTGTCACCACAACAACAGCCATTACTACTGTAAAAACAACAGCACCAGGAAGTACTACAAAAACACCATTAACTAATGCTACGACAAATATTACAGCAACCACAACAATAGGCAACTCTCTTACTCCTTTAACACCTTTAACTTCAACCACAGCACTTACATCAGAAACAGCAGGTCCAGGAAACAACACAAGGACTCCTTTAACTACAACCACAGCTGTTAATTCTACAGCAACACCATCAACTATGTCCACACATAATACTTCTGCCAAATCTACAACTGTAACTGTAACAACAGTAGCAACAACGCAAAGCAATATTACACAGACTACAACCGGAACATCAGTCGGTACCAGTACAACTAACACCGTGGTCAATACTACAGTGACACTCTCAAACAAGACTACAGCTCCAGAAACCAATGCCACACAGCCAGGTTCCACTTCTCCAGAGAGTAACATCACCACTGGACTTCCAGTCACCTCTGCTACCAACACCATTAACACAACAGCACCAG tcACCTGTCCCACTGTACCCTGTCCtcctctcagtgtgtgtgtaaactccTCCTGTCAGTGCCTAGGCGGAACCTATCTCTCAGCAGGCCGCTGTGTAGAAG CTAAAGTGTTCCCTGGTATTCTGCATGTGAACCGCCCATTTAAAGAGGCCATGAGGGATCACAGCTCGCAGGAGTTCCAGACGTTCTCCGCTGAGCTGCTTGTAGAG CTCAATCAAGCTTTCAAAAATCTGTCGGGCTACATAAAGACCATAGTCCTGGAACTAAT GCCTGGCAGTGTGGTGGCTACACTGGACAGCATCTTCGAGCCCACCTCCACAGTCACGCGCCAGTCTACCATCAACGCCATCAACAAAGCCATCgccaccagcagcagcagcaacaTTCTGGGCACAGCCACTTTTAATG CGACCAGTCTGTGTGTCCAGAGTCCAGCTCCCTGTGATGCCAGCACGAGCGTGTGTAGTGACAGTGGGACTGGCCTGGCCACCTGCAGCTGCGTGGCAGGCTACGTGTCAACGGAGTTCTCTCCAAGGAGCTGtttag CATGCCCCAGCGGCTCAAGAGCCAATGGCAACAGCAGCAGCTGTGTGCC GTGTTCATTTGGTTATTCTGGCTTCAACTGCAATGACT cctCTTTGCTGGCACTGGTGGTTGTAGCGTGTGTTTTAGGTGCAGTTCTGCTCATTGTGCTACTGGCCATCCTCATCTACTGTGTGAGACacag GACCAACCATAAGCACACGAGCTACAGCAACTCCCCTTACCCTCCGGACGAACCCCAGCCCTGGCCCTCTCAGAGCCTGACGCCCTTCCCCCGCGCTGCGGTCGGCACCGCTTCCTCTCAGCCTGCTGGCAGGGTGGAGTTGGTGGACCTGGACAGCAGGCCCGTACGTGGCTGGAGACCCCACACCAACGGACTG AAGATAAGAGGAAAG ACGGGCTCCTATGACATCACCCCCTTGGAGAACCTGAACACGTTTAAGGGTGATAACCCCTCACGCTACACATACTTGGTTGAAAACCCCTATTTCATATCTGAGGAGGAGAAAAGAACAacatga